CATGCGGACATAGGATTTAGACCCACGAAATCAAGAACTAGGAAGAACAaacattaattttgttttttttagaaaaaacattaacaaaacaaaacataactAAACAAAGAAGACGATTTCGGAGTAAACTATTTTTGGTAAAGCTCCCATGCATTAAGGATATTTCATGGGGAAGGAAGTAAACCAGCGCCACCGCCACCACCAGCTCCTGCTCCTGCTCCACCTCCAACTCCACCGCCAACAGCACCTCCTACTCCACCACCTACACCACCACCAGCACCACCAAATCCACCGACTCCACCGGTTCCTCCAAGTCCATCGACTCCACCGGTACCTCCAAGTCCACCGACTCCACCGGTACCTCCAAGTCCACCGACTCCACCGGTTCCTCCAAGTCCACCGAATCCTCCGGTTCCTCCAAGTCCACCCAAACCACCACCACCAAGTCCACCTACACCACCAAAGGGAGTAACCCCACCAAGAACCCCACCACCaccaaatggcatgccatttgaGCCAATGCCAGCGAAGCCCCCTGCACCACCGTAAGTAAGGAAGTTCTTTTGGTCACCAACGGACGCAGATGCAGCACTAGGCACGGCGTCAGCAGCCATTGTAGTAGTCGTTGTGGGAACATTTCTTGCACTAGCGTGAACCACAACTAATGCAAGAAGAACAAGCAACGATGAACTCCACTTTGCCATGTCTCTCTATATCTATTACAcaatctaatctaatctaatttCTGGTGTGTTGGTTCTAAGTATATCTGGTCTGTGTTGGACTGTTAGAGATCAGCTTTTAAAGGCTAAAAAAGAAAGGGGTGGACAGTTGTGAGCATTGAATGGAGCTTAAA
The Gossypium raimondii isolate GPD5lz chromosome 8, ASM2569854v1, whole genome shotgun sequence DNA segment above includes these coding regions:
- the LOC105792342 gene encoding glycine-rich protein 23, which codes for MAKWSSSLLVLLALVVVHASARNVPTTTTTMAADAVPSAASASVGDQKNFLTYGGAGGFAGIGSNGMPFGGGGVLGGVTPFGGVGGLGGGGLGGLGGTGGFGGLGGTGGVGGLGGTGGVGGLGGTGGVDGLGGTGGVGGFGGAGGGVGGGVGGAVGGGVGGGAGAGAGGGGGAGLLPSP